In Silene latifolia isolate original U9 population chromosome X, ASM4854445v1, whole genome shotgun sequence, the following proteins share a genomic window:
- the LOC141618560 gene encoding uncharacterized protein LOC141618560 yields MGQLRVTNMTLQMADRSLKSPLVGLEDVPVRVGKYFIPVDFIVMDMAEDSQVPIILGRPFLHTTGALIDVKDGSLTLRFRDDTIKFVLDNAFKRPYPVARCYMLNVVNPRIRDSFALRLDRNQSDAPAVASGPCRKEVDEIEKLIYGDEPHPESV; encoded by the coding sequence atgggtcaactccgTGTTACCAATATGACCttgcagatggctgatagatctttaAAAAGCCCATTGGTTGGCTTAGAAGATGTGCCagttagagtagggaagtatttTATTCCAGTTGATTTCATTGTTATGGATATGGCCGAAGACTCACAAGTACCTATTATTCTTGggagaccattccttcacaccacgggagcactcatagatgttaAGGATGGTAGTTTGACACTAAGGTTTAGGGATGACACTATTAAATTTGTTCTTGATAATGCTTTCAAGCGTCCCTATCCAGTAGCTCGATGTTATATGCTTAATGTTGTTAATCCACGTATTCGTGATTCCTTTGCTTTGCGTTTAGACAGGAATCAGTCTGACGCCCCTGCTGTTGCATCAGGACCTTGTAGAAAGGAGGTGGATGAGATAGAGAAATTGATATATGGAGATGAGCCTCATCCTGAGTCGGTTTAA